One Spirosoma agri DNA segment encodes these proteins:
- a CDS encoding Crp/Fnr family transcriptional regulator — protein MEELLAYLLQFGQLDQQQRDLIQARVKARHIPKGAYFSEAGKIARHIGYVTEGIFRVCYYTKQGDSITRYFVYENRFVVDINSFREETPSAEYIEAVTDCRILVFSKQDFTELAALIPGWQDLFVKITSYVLENKLRVTSNMLAQDAQTRYLNFIDHYPGLVNRVPLAMLASYLGITPSSLSRIRKNIL, from the coding sequence ATGGAAGAACTTCTTGCGTATCTGCTTCAGTTTGGCCAACTCGATCAACAACAACGGGACCTGATTCAGGCCAGGGTCAAAGCCAGGCACATTCCCAAAGGCGCTTACTTTTCTGAAGCGGGGAAAATAGCCAGACACATTGGCTACGTAACCGAAGGAATTTTCAGGGTCTGTTACTACACTAAACAGGGTGACAGTATCACCCGATACTTCGTCTACGAGAACCGCTTTGTCGTGGACATCAACAGCTTTCGCGAAGAGACGCCGTCCGCTGAGTACATCGAAGCGGTCACGGATTGCCGGATTCTGGTCTTTTCCAAACAAGACTTCACCGAGCTTGCCGCCCTCATTCCCGGATGGCAGGATTTATTCGTTAAAATCACTTCCTACGTTCTGGAAAATAAGCTACGAGTGACCAGCAACATGTTAGCCCAGGACGCTCAAACGAGGTACCTGAATTTTATTGACCATTACCCCGGACTGGTCAATCGCGTTCCGTTAGCTATGCTGGCCTCTTACCTGGGTATTACCCCCTCTTCGCTCAGTCGGATCAGAAAAAATATCCTCTGA
- a CDS encoding LOG family protein — MKAVTVFCGSSPGNDPSLMKTAYELGHRLATDGIDLVYGGAKVGLMGAVADGALARGGRVIGVLPQFLQTKEIAHHGLTELILVESMHERKLKMHELSDGVIALPGGYGTLEEYFEMLTWGQLGLHKKPIALLNINGFYDGLLTLADTMVANGLLKPVNREMMLVSATLDNLLVQMTAYQAPLVGKWVTATDV; from the coding sequence ATGAAAGCAGTTACAGTATTTTGTGGGTCGAGCCCCGGTAATGATCCCTCGCTGATGAAAACGGCCTACGAACTAGGTCACCGATTAGCCACGGATGGAATTGATTTGGTGTACGGCGGAGCTAAAGTTGGCCTGATGGGTGCCGTTGCTGATGGTGCGTTAGCGCGGGGCGGACGGGTGATTGGCGTTTTGCCCCAGTTTTTACAGACAAAGGAGATTGCCCATCATGGACTTACGGAATTGATCCTGGTCGAATCGATGCACGAACGCAAGCTGAAGATGCACGAATTATCGGATGGCGTTATCGCGCTACCGGGTGGGTACGGAACACTGGAAGAGTATTTTGAAATGCTTACCTGGGGACAACTCGGCTTACATAAAAAACCAATAGCCTTACTGAATATCAACGGTTTCTATGATGGTCTGCTCACGTTAGCGGACACCATGGTCGCGAACGGGCTCCTCAAACCGGTCAACCGGGAAATGATGCTGGTGAGTGCTACACTAGACAATTTGCTCGTGCAGATGACTGCTTATCAGGCCCCTCTTGTTGGCAAATGGGTTACCGCGACCGACGTGTGA
- a CDS encoding GNAT family N-acetyltransferase, producing the protein MIETDRLLIQKFTVDDAPFMLELLNTPAWLTFIGDRNVRTLDEARQYILNGALKSYEQFGFGSYVVKLKTNGTSIGLCGLFKRDTLDDVDIGFGFLPDYARSGYGYESASAVMAYATNTLGLTRITGLTSAMNQNSIRLLEKLGLRFEKKIMFRSDGTETLLFGRTLPGE; encoded by the coding sequence ATGATTGAAACCGACCGTCTGCTCATTCAAAAATTTACCGTTGACGACGCCCCGTTTATGCTCGAGTTGCTCAATACGCCTGCCTGGCTGACGTTCATTGGCGACCGAAACGTGCGAACGCTGGACGAAGCACGTCAGTACATTTTGAACGGGGCACTTAAATCGTATGAGCAATTTGGCTTTGGCTCGTACGTAGTCAAACTTAAAACCAATGGCACGTCAATTGGCCTTTGTGGTCTATTCAAGCGCGATACCCTCGACGATGTCGATATTGGGTTTGGCTTCTTACCCGACTATGCCCGAAGTGGTTATGGTTATGAGTCGGCTTCAGCGGTAATGGCCTATGCGACCAACACCTTGGGGCTGACCCGTATAACGGGCCTCACGTCAGCCATGAATCAAAACTCGATTCGACTACTCGAAAAGCTTGGGTTACGTTTCGAGAAGAAGATCATGTTCAGATCCGACGGCACTGAAACACTACTGTTTGGCCGGACACTGCCGGGCGAATAA
- a CDS encoding SusC/RagA family TonB-linked outer membrane protein: protein MRKILLVSWILTALFCLPVLAQDFTVSGRVTSSEDGTGIPGVSVQLKGTTRGTTTDAGGKYRLNAPSNGRLVFSFIGFASQEIAVGNKSSIAVSLVPDATNLDEVIVTTFGTAKRASFTGSAGTLSPKQFQDRPVTNLAQALSGAVSGVQTNAGLGQPGSAPDIRIRGFGSISSGNSPLYVVDGIPYSGDVSNISPNDIESISVLKDAASTALYGSRAANGVVVVTTKKGQKDRSSINVRYTKGFSERGVPEYDRVSVGEYYPLMWEMYRNSVAYRATNPVALATANADATSRLIGLVGYNVYNVPDNQVVDVNGQMNPNAQLKYSLDDLNWEKPISRQGNRNELNVSFSGGQNKTDYFLSLSYLNDKSYLIRSDFERITGRLNINSQMKSWFRTGANISMTLNRSNQADAGGSGGSTAFVNPFFFSRNIGPIYPVYAYDPNNPGQFLTLPNGNRRWDYGNLTALGLPARPQYGGRHSVAETVLNQNYFRRNVLSARGYAEVSFLKDFKFTANVGTDITNYNGYTFGNPEVGDGAPAGRASHEFQNVTGYNLNQLLNYNKSFGKNNLEVLVGHENFQVGDNNLTGSRSQLILEGNYELVNFTTTTNLSSVLNTRRVEGYLSRINYDYDQKYFFSASARRDGSSKFYQDTRWGNFYSVSGAWRIDQEEFLKSIPTINALKLRASYGQTGNDGGGNRSEDASISYYAWQPLYGLGWNNASEAGILQTSLGNRNLEWESSNSFDVALEFSLFKGRVSGTAEYFNRQSSNLIFDVPLPLSAGISTVTRNIGTMYNRGFEVELGLEPVRAKDFVWRLDLNATTIKNQITKMPDENPEIIDGTKKLAVGHSIYDYWLREYKGINSNTGEVEYRATNFVAANSRITETGDTLTTSVNNARYHYTGSSIPALTGGFTNTFRYKGLSLSALFVYQLGGKTYDGAYAGLMSSGGYGSAKSTDILRRWQKPGDVTDVPRMDAGRTSDFDAQSDRWLIDASYVNLRNITLSYTIPTTLSRKLFLENAQIYVSGENLLILSRRKGMNVQQQFNGVTSNAFSPAKNLVIGVSFTL, encoded by the coding sequence ATGAGAAAAATTTTATTGGTCAGTTGGATACTTACTGCTCTTTTCTGTCTGCCAGTGCTGGCGCAGGACTTTACGGTAAGTGGTCGTGTCACGTCATCAGAGGATGGAACGGGCATACCGGGGGTGAGTGTACAGTTAAAGGGGACAACGCGCGGGACAACCACCGACGCTGGCGGAAAGTACCGGTTAAATGCGCCGTCCAACGGTCGCCTGGTCTTTAGCTTTATCGGCTTTGCATCGCAGGAAATCGCCGTAGGTAACAAGTCGTCCATTGCCGTTAGTCTAGTCCCTGATGCGACGAATCTGGATGAAGTTATCGTCACGACGTTCGGTACGGCCAAGCGGGCCTCCTTCACGGGTTCAGCCGGTACACTATCGCCCAAGCAGTTTCAGGATCGTCCGGTCACTAACCTCGCGCAAGCCTTGTCAGGAGCCGTATCGGGCGTTCAGACGAATGCTGGCCTTGGTCAGCCGGGTTCTGCTCCGGATATCCGGATTCGTGGTTTTGGCTCAATCTCTTCGGGTAACTCCCCTCTCTACGTCGTCGATGGCATTCCGTATTCGGGCGACGTGTCGAACATCAGCCCGAATGATATTGAAAGCATTTCGGTCCTGAAAGATGCTGCGTCAACGGCGCTGTATGGTTCGCGGGCTGCCAATGGCGTAGTCGTTGTAACGACGAAAAAAGGGCAGAAAGATCGCAGCTCAATAAACGTTCGCTACACGAAAGGCTTCAGCGAACGGGGCGTACCTGAGTACGACCGCGTAAGTGTTGGCGAGTATTACCCGTTGATGTGGGAAATGTACCGGAATAGTGTGGCGTACCGGGCGACCAATCCCGTAGCGCTGGCCACCGCCAATGCCGATGCAACCAGCCGGCTGATTGGTCTGGTTGGCTACAACGTATATAATGTACCGGACAATCAGGTGGTTGATGTAAACGGACAGATGAATCCGAATGCTCAGTTGAAGTATTCACTCGATGATTTAAACTGGGAGAAACCAATTAGCCGCCAGGGCAACCGGAATGAATTGAACGTCAGTTTTTCGGGCGGACAAAACAAGACCGATTACTTCCTGTCGCTGTCGTACCTGAATGACAAGAGTTACCTAATCCGCTCTGATTTCGAACGGATTACGGGACGTCTCAACATCAATTCGCAGATGAAATCCTGGTTCCGGACGGGGGCCAACATCTCGATGACGCTGAACAGATCAAATCAGGCCGATGCCGGTGGATCGGGCGGGAGTACAGCGTTTGTGAATCCCTTCTTCTTTTCCAGAAATATCGGCCCGATCTACCCAGTCTATGCGTATGATCCGAATAATCCAGGCCAGTTCCTAACGCTGCCCAATGGGAACAGACGCTGGGATTATGGTAACCTGACGGCACTGGGTCTCCCGGCCCGTCCTCAATACGGCGGCCGTCATTCAGTGGCTGAAACAGTGCTGAACCAAAACTATTTCCGCCGGAACGTACTGAGTGCCCGTGGCTACGCCGAGGTTTCCTTCCTCAAGGATTTCAAATTTACGGCCAACGTTGGTACGGATATCACGAACTACAACGGCTACACCTTTGGCAACCCGGAAGTGGGTGATGGTGCTCCGGCAGGTCGTGCGTCGCACGAATTTCAGAACGTTACTGGCTACAATCTCAACCAGTTGCTGAACTACAACAAATCGTTCGGGAAGAACAACCTGGAGGTTTTGGTAGGGCATGAAAATTTTCAGGTGGGTGATAACAACCTGACCGGATCCCGTTCGCAGCTGATTCTGGAGGGCAACTATGAACTGGTTAACTTCACGACGACGACAAACCTGTCTTCCGTTCTGAACACGCGCCGGGTCGAAGGATATCTGTCACGGATCAATTACGACTACGATCAAAAGTATTTCTTCTCGGCCTCGGCCCGTCGCGATGGGTCGAGCAAATTCTATCAGGATACGCGATGGGGTAACTTCTACTCAGTGAGTGGTGCCTGGCGGATCGATCAGGAGGAATTTCTGAAGTCGATTCCGACGATCAATGCGCTGAAACTTCGCGCGTCGTATGGTCAGACGGGTAACGACGGTGGCGGCAACCGATCCGAAGATGCGAGCATCAGCTATTACGCCTGGCAGCCACTCTACGGACTGGGCTGGAACAACGCATCGGAAGCCGGTATTTTACAAACCAGTCTGGGTAACCGCAATCTGGAATGGGAATCGAGCAACTCGTTCGACGTAGCGTTGGAATTCAGCCTGTTCAAGGGCCGCGTATCCGGTACGGCCGAATACTTTAATCGCCAGTCGTCGAACCTGATTTTTGACGTACCCCTGCCTTTATCGGCTGGTATTTCTACCGTTACGCGGAACATCGGAACGATGTACAACCGGGGCTTCGAAGTTGAACTGGGCCTTGAACCAGTTCGCGCGAAAGATTTCGTTTGGCGGCTGGACCTGAACGCGACCACGATAAAAAACCAGATCACGAAAATGCCGGATGAAAATCCTGAGATCATCGACGGAACCAAGAAACTGGCCGTTGGCCATTCCATCTACGATTACTGGCTGCGTGAGTACAAAGGCATCAATTCGAACACGGGTGAAGTGGAGTACCGAGCGACAAACTTCGTGGCGGCAAATTCCCGCATCACCGAAACAGGAGACACGCTCACAACCAGCGTAAACAATGCCCGTTATCACTATACTGGCTCGTCGATTCCAGCCCTGACGGGTGGCTTTACCAATACGTTCCGGTATAAAGGCTTATCGCTTTCCGCATTGTTCGTCTATCAACTAGGGGGCAAAACATACGATGGCGCTTATGCCGGGCTGATGAGTTCGGGTGGCTACGGTAGCGCAAAAAGCACCGACATTCTGAGACGGTGGCAAAAGCCCGGTGACGTCACCGACGTACCCCGGATGGATGCGGGTCGGACGTCCGATTTCGACGCCCAGTCTGATCGGTGGTTGATCGATGCGAGCTACGTGAACCTTCGGAATATCACGCTTTCGTACACAATACCCACGACATTGTCGCGTAAGCTGTTCTTGGAAAACGCGCAGATTTATGTGAGTGGCGAGAACCTGCTCATCCTGTCCCGTCGGAAAGGTATGAACGTTCAGCAGCAGTTCAATGGTGTAACCAGCAATGCGTTTAGTCCCGCCAAGAACCTGGTAATCGGCGTCTCCTTTACACTTTAA
- a CDS encoding RagB/SusD family nutrient uptake outer membrane protein, with protein sequence MKKRYLTLVMALGLLTMACEKEFLETSPTGSIDAGAAYATTKNASAAINGIYRAMIVRYLSSQAHFGHPAMMIILDVLGEDVLIANTSNTGHLAETRWQAHRSETSAGNQLPYELYYRLIGNANIAITSIDNAAGTQAEKNQIKGEALGIRAFSYFNLVQLYGKRYNAAAKPNSQLGVPLILTPTTEGLARTTVEDIYTQINKDLIDAASLLTSTRTYKSHINLDVIKGFQARVALTQQNWADAAKFAAEARKSYTLMSAAQYQEGFSDISNPEWMWGFDHLEDQSEFFGAFHSYISSNYNSTNIRVDPKQINSTLYDQIPTTDVRSKMWVKTPTATNSVVPTGGIRVPYMNQKFRLPGTPSTSAQGDVPYMRAAEMYLIEAEAQARQGNAAAAATVLFDLVSKRDASYKLSTKTGTALTDEIMFNRRVEMWGEGVRFTDLKRLNLPLNRNNTNANSAVVVLFDVAAGDNQWEFLIPRRELNANKAMVQNPL encoded by the coding sequence ATGAAAAAAAGATACCTAACGCTGGTCATGGCCCTAGGCTTACTGACAATGGCTTGCGAAAAAGAATTTTTAGAAACCTCGCCAACCGGTAGCATCGACGCCGGAGCGGCTTATGCCACTACCAAAAATGCTTCGGCTGCAATCAACGGCATCTATCGGGCCATGATTGTTCGGTATTTAAGCTCACAGGCTCATTTCGGGCATCCGGCCATGATGATCATTCTGGATGTACTGGGTGAAGACGTCCTGATTGCGAACACATCCAATACAGGGCATCTGGCCGAAACACGCTGGCAGGCTCACCGGTCAGAAACCTCCGCAGGGAACCAGTTACCTTATGAGCTTTACTATCGGCTGATCGGCAACGCCAATATTGCTATTACCAGTATCGATAATGCTGCGGGTACACAGGCAGAAAAAAATCAGATCAAAGGCGAAGCATTGGGCATACGGGCTTTCTCGTATTTTAACCTGGTGCAGCTCTACGGAAAACGGTACAATGCAGCCGCAAAACCGAACAGCCAGCTCGGCGTACCGCTTATATTGACGCCTACGACCGAAGGGCTGGCCCGCACAACCGTGGAAGACATCTATACGCAGATCAACAAAGATCTGATCGATGCTGCTTCCCTCCTTACCTCTACGCGTACGTACAAGTCGCACATTAATCTGGACGTCATAAAAGGCTTTCAGGCGCGGGTGGCACTAACGCAACAGAACTGGGCAGATGCGGCAAAATTTGCCGCCGAAGCGCGTAAATCCTACACGCTCATGAGTGCAGCTCAGTATCAGGAGGGATTTTCGGATATCAGCAATCCCGAGTGGATGTGGGGATTCGATCACCTGGAAGATCAGTCGGAATTTTTTGGCGCGTTCCACTCGTACATATCCAGCAACTATAATTCCACGAATATCCGCGTAGACCCCAAACAGATCAACAGTACGCTTTATGACCAGATCCCAACAACGGACGTCCGCTCGAAGATGTGGGTCAAAACGCCAACAGCGACCAATTCAGTCGTCCCAACGGGTGGAATACGGGTTCCTTACATGAATCAGAAGTTTCGGTTACCGGGTACACCGTCGACTAGTGCTCAAGGCGATGTTCCCTACATGCGGGCGGCTGAAATGTACCTGATCGAAGCCGAAGCGCAGGCACGGCAGGGAAATGCAGCGGCAGCGGCTACGGTGTTATTCGACCTGGTTAGCAAACGTGATGCATCGTATAAGCTGTCAACCAAAACGGGGACTGCCCTGACGGATGAGATCATGTTTAATCGGCGCGTTGAGATGTGGGGTGAAGGCGTTCGGTTTACGGATCTGAAGCGCCTGAACCTGCCGTTGAACCGAAACAACACCAATGCCAATTCGGCCGTTGTCGTGCTCTTCGACGTGGCGGCTGGCGACAACCAGTGGGAGTTTTTAATTCCACGGCGCGAGCTAAACGCAAACAAAGCAATGGTCCAGAACCCTCTCTAA
- a CDS encoding carbonic anhydrase produces MSLYDQVFNHNKEWVQRQLQLDPAYFSEMAKNQTPDFLYIGCSDSRVSPDAFMGTKPGDVFIHRNIANLVPNNDISSLAVLQYAVETLMVKHVIVCGHYGCGGVKAATTHNDFGYMNTWLRNIQDVYRIHRDELDALEDGEERHRRLVELNVREQCLNVMKLSFVQKRLFGSQDIKVHGWVYDLENGQLKDTNVSLDDLIPNLAIYRFKDAVV; encoded by the coding sequence ATGAGTTTATACGATCAGGTTTTCAATCATAACAAAGAATGGGTGCAGCGACAGCTGCAACTCGATCCAGCCTATTTCTCGGAAATGGCTAAAAACCAGACCCCTGACTTTCTCTACATTGGCTGTTCCGATAGCCGGGTATCACCAGATGCCTTTATGGGCACCAAGCCGGGCGACGTATTCATTCACCGCAACATTGCCAATCTGGTACCTAACAACGATATTAGTTCGCTGGCTGTGTTGCAGTATGCCGTTGAGACGCTGATGGTTAAGCACGTCATCGTTTGCGGGCATTACGGATGCGGTGGCGTAAAAGCCGCCACCACCCACAATGATTTTGGTTACATGAATACCTGGCTGCGTAACATTCAGGACGTGTATCGTATCCACCGCGATGAACTTGATGCCCTTGAAGACGGGGAAGAGAGGCATCGGCGGCTGGTCGAGCTGAACGTACGGGAGCAGTGTCTGAATGTGATGAAGCTATCCTTTGTCCAAAAGCGGCTGTTTGGTAGTCAGGATATCAAGGTGCATGGCTGGGTATATGATCTTGAAAACGGTCAACTCAAGGATACGAATGTTAGCCTCGACGATCTGATACCAAACCTGGCTATTTACCGCTTCAAAGATGCCGTGGTTTAG